GGCAGGGCGAGAACGGTGAACATGCCAAAGATCAGCGCAAATTCCCGCCATCCCTGAATAACAGATCTCTCGTCATAGTCTGGGGATAGCTCCGCCCCCCAACTCATGTGGGAGATCGTGATCAATGTCCATCCAATGTAGAGGATGACCATCCAACAGAGTAGATAGACGGCCATTTCGTTGGGCGTTCCGTCTACAAATGTCCAGATGCTCGATACCCAGTTGAACATCCCCGTCCCTGTCAGAGGAGTGGTTGGCATGAAAAGCATAAAGGCTGAGATCATTAAAAACGGCGCGGAAATCACAATCCAATGTCGCCGGCGGCCCCAACGGCTGGGAATACGGTCGGAGACGATTCCAAGAACTGGGTCGGTGAAAACATCCCAGAGCCGTGCAATCAGAAAGATGGTTCCCACCAGAGTGAGGGAGAGCCCCATCTCACTGGCATAAAAGGGAGGAAGATAAACAACGATGGGCAAGCCCAGCGCTGAGATTGGAATTGATGGCAAGCTGAACATTGCGATCCGCCAACGTGGCAGTCGATTGTCACTCATTGTGTCTCCCCGGACATTCAATCGTTTTAAGTACAGGTGGTCCGTACTTTTTGACTTTTTGTCATTTCTTAACAAGGAAGCCTATTCGGGCCGAAATGTCCACCCCACGTTAAGCTTCTAATTCTATCTTACTAGGTGACTGTGTAGACCAATTGGGGGATGAACGTGACGACGTTCGCCACAGATAAACAAAGCAACGCCACGCCTCTGCGCTGCGTGGGTCTTGATGCGGGGCCCCAAAAGGTGCTGCCGGATCTGTCGCCTTCCAGACTTGCTGCCCGGGCGTTTGTCGAAGGCTACGCCACGCCGACTCTTGAGGGCGCGAGCTATCTTGAAATTTGTGATCGCCAAGCGGTAAACCTGACGGCGCACGCACTTGCCTGTCCGCAAGTCTCCTTCACGACGGCATCAACGACTGACAAATCCGAATTTGCAGAGCTTGGCCAAAAGGTGGGCGCGCAAAACCTCGTGTCAGGCGGCATCAACCTCGCCAATTTCCAAAGCGACAATCTCGGGACGTTTGATTTCGTCACCGCGGCGGACATCTTCTCAACAGCTGCTACAGCGGAACGCATGGCGCTTCTGGTTTTGACAAAGAAGCACCTGAGCGAGAATGGCGTCGCCTGCATCGGCGTTGATGTCACGCCTGGTTGGGATCTGATTGAGGGGCTTCGCGCCCGCTTTTGCGAGGATGTGGACCCAACGGGTGACATGAAAGATCAGGTCGATTTGGTCCGGACCCGTATCACCAACCTTGCAAAAACAATGTCTGCTGAAAAGGCTAGCGAACAGCGTCAGCTCTTAGGTGAGTTGGTTCGATTGGCGCGTGCCCCAGATTCAGAAATCTATAGGGATCTGCTCGATCCCCAACATCAATCATTCTCCATTTCCGCATTCCTGGCGATGGCCGACGCCGCCAAGCTAAAGCCAATCGGCGATCTTGATCCGGCAAAATCAAATCTCGACCGGGTACCCTCCGGCAAGCGTCCCGCTGATCCTTCTGCGCTCAGCATGGCAGACCGGTTTGGTCTGATTGACCAGCACACAAACATAAGGCAGCGCCAGGTTCTTCTGGTGCATGCGGATCGGTCGAAAGAAGAATTTGATTCGAGCACTACCTTCAATTCGCTCTGCTTTTCCAGCGACCTTGCGCGCGGCGACAAATCTCTATCGGACAAAGCAATGCTCTCAGGTGTGCCGGTGGCGTTTGTTGGACCGCTGACATATCGAACGGCAAACCCTATTGAAATTGTCGCGCTTGCGCTGATGGAGCGACACAAATACTTCCCTGTGCGCGGTGACCGCCTGGTTGATCACGTGGTCGCGGCACTAAAGCCGACGGGCATTCAACCCGCAGACAATGCTGAAGTGTCGAAGGTTCTGCGTGCGGTAGTGGGAAAACTGCTACCCGCAGGCGCTCTGGTCGCGCACCTATCGGAGAACAGAGCCGTATCCTGGCTGTCAGAACGTCCCATTCTCGGGCCCCTGGCTCTTTTACAAGCCCGCGGCGGTGCCTCCCATCTCGCAAGCCTCCTGCCGCATTCTATCGCCGTGGACACCACAGCGCGCTTTATTCTCGGCCGGCTGGATGGCACGCAGACAGTGGGTCAGATTGCTCAAGAACTGGCAGAGGCAGTTTCCAGAGGGGAGCTTACGCTCGCCGCGATTGAGGGCACGCCGGAGGCGAGAGCAAAATCGACGACTATGCGCGTGCTGGGCCATGCCGCCCGAAGTGGACTGCTGGTATCTTAGGAATCGCTCTTTTAGGCACCAACCGCCATGTCAGAGCAAAACGGATTGCTCTTCTTCTCAAACTCAAATGTCGACATGGGTCCATGACCCGGCACGAAGGCGATCTCGCCCCCTAGCGGAAAAAGACGTTCGCGAATAGACGAGATGAGCTGCTCGTGATTGCCGCGTGGAAAATCTGTGCGTCCGATAGATCCCTGAAAGATCACGTCACCCACAATGGCGAGCTTTGAGGGCTCGTGAATGAAAACCACATGACCTGGCGTATGGCCGGGGCAGTGGCGGACGCGGAGCGTGAGGCCTGCAAGCTCGACTGTGTCTTCATCCTCTAGCCAGCGGTCAGGCAGAAATGCGTCATAGCTCGGCATGCCATATTTGGCGCCTTGCTCAGGCAACTCATCAATCAGGAACTGGTCGTCCCGGTGGGGGCCTTCAATGGGCACGCCATGCTTTTTGGCAAGCTCACCAGCCGCCGAAGCATGATCCAGATGCCCATGGGTCAGAAGGACCTTTTCAAGTTTCACGCCGGTCTGTTGAAGCGCCCCTTCGATCTTCTCGAGATCACCGCCAGGGTCGGTGACCGCACCCAGCATGTTTTCGTCATTCCAGATGAGGCAGCAATTCTGCTCAAGCGGTGTCACGGGAATAATCGCAGCTTTAAGAGACATGGGGTCACCTTGGAACGGTTCAATAAGGATCAGACTTTATAGCGCGATGAATTTGCGAAGGAAAACTGTCAAGGGTCTCAACAGCTTCAAATGTTTGGCTTTTGCACAATGTGTCGCTGCATTTCTAAACGATCAGTTTGGCGAAATGAAACATTTCGGTTACCTTCTGCGCTGGGGAAACAAAGTAATTTGAGTTCAAGGGGTTCAATAAAATGAAGAAAATGATAGCTGGGCTGATGAGCCTAGCAATGGTCGGCTGCGCGTCTCATGCTAGTTCCATTGAAGCAAGATATGTAAGTCCAACGATGTATGAAAACTGGTCGTGTGAGCAGCTTGGGGAAGAACGCCAGCGACTTGCTGCGGAAGCACGGCGTGTCGCCGGACTGCAGGATGAGAATGCTGATGCCGATGCGGCAATGATGGGAGTAGGGCTCATTCTGTTTTGGCCAGCGCTTATCGGCCTAGCGGCAACAGAAGATCGCGAACAAGAACTCGCCCAATTGAAGGGTGAATACAAAGCTGCGGATCAGGCTGCTCGAAGGAAAGTTTGTTCACTAGAACCGGTAGTAATTGAAGAAGCTGAAAAAACTGAACCGAATTTGCCGCAACCAGGTGCACCAGGCCGCCGATCATAGGTAAATATTCAGCCCCACACGCAACTGGCATAGTCGGGAAATCATATTCCCGACTATGTTATTTAATCTGTGTGAAACAGACTCTCTGGCTGAGAGAATTTTAGGTCGGGCCCTCTCTTTATGTCGACGCTGGAGAAGTTGCCCAGAACATCGTCGCGGTCGCCCTAATAGCTCTTGTGATCCGGGATCGAGCCAAAATAATGGTGCATGTGCCGCCCATGCAGCTTGGCGAGATCGGCCATGGCGTTCATGCAGATAAGTGCTGCGGCGTGCTGAACCGATTGAATTCGGTGGGTCATGGTGATTTTCACCAGCTCCCCATAGGCCGGACGCATGGCCATCAGGCTGTCATGCCACTCATCCGGGGTCATCCGGTTCTTTTTGCCCTTATATCTGCCTGTCGCCATCGCTTCCCTCCAACATCTGCTGGTGATCAAAATAGGAACATAGTCCTAGTTCGATCGGAGGGGCAAGAATGAGAAACCGGGGTTTCGGCTGCGTGTGCGTTGAGGCGATTGCCGGGTTAGGCGGACATGGCTTTCTGGAACGCGGGCCGGGTCTCCAAGCGTTCAACATAGGCTTTCAGGTTTGTCATCTCATCAGTCACGCAACCCAAGCGATTGGACATGTAGATGGCGTGGCCGAGCATCGTATCGACGGCGGAGAAGTCGCCGAGAATATAGTCGCGACCTTCCATAGCTTCATTGACCGGGGCGAGGGCGCGGGTCAGCAGGCGCTGGGCCTGGCCGCGCACGGTTTCGTCCTGACGTTCCGGCGGCAGCAGCAGGGTGTGTACCACGATCGTGTTGACTGGCGGCATGATCATGCCTTCGCAATAGTGGAACCATTGCAGATATTCCGGATAGATCGGATCGTCCACCGCCGGCTTCAAGCCGCCATTCTTGTGGCGCTCGAGAATGTATTCCGCAATCGCGCCACTCTCGAAGATGGAGATGTCGCCATCGTCCAAAACTGGAATACGACCAAGGGGATGGCGCGCTTTATGATCATCTGACTTCAGGTCCTTGGGGTGGAAATCCATCCGGTTCAACTCGTAAGGGAGACCCAGTTCCTCCAGCAGCCAGAGAGAGCGCTGCGCACGCGAATTAGGTGCGAAATGAAGCTTGAGCATGAACATGTCCCCTGAAGTTCATTTTTGGAATGCGTTTCCAGAACGATGTCTGAGGAGAGGGGGAAGCGCAAGTATTTCCAGAAACGCACCGCCGAAACCGCAACAACAAAGCACAGCTTTTTCGCAGCTTTTCATGACGCCAAGGTGGAATGAAGTATGTATTTTTGAGGAATGCGGTTCAATCGAAACAACATCGAAGCAAGAGGTCATCAGTCAAACGCTCCGACTATGTCCTTTTAGGGAGGGACCATATGACGACTATCAAAGACTTTGTAAAAGAAACCTTGGCGCACATCACCGCTGCAGTGAAGGAACACAACGAAACTCAAGACAGCGATTACCGAGTGGGGTTTCCAGATGCTGTCAACCAAGAGGACCTGCGGGCGGCTGGCTATGTGTGGGGCAAAGACCAAATCACAGCAACCATCGAGTTCGATATGGCCATCACAGTAGGAAGCGAGACTAAGGGAGGTGGCGAAGCATCTCTAAAGGTAGCTGAGATTTTCAAAGTTGGTGGTGATGCCGGAGTACTAAGCCAAAACACATCGGTAAACAGAGTGAAGTTTCCTTTGCCAATGGTGTTGCCGCGTTTCAAAAGCAAAAAAACAAAGAAGAAGGGCGAAGTATAGGTAGGTGATCAACTTAGTCGAGAGCGACATTTGAGGAATCCGTTCTCACATCTAATTAGCGCATAATTTATAGTATTATGGCCGAGCTGGTTCGCCGGTTGTTCTTCCAACATCTTGAATTAATTGAGAAAAATCGACGCTCTATTGTTTTGTTATAACAATGGTGTTCGATCGATTGCCTCTATGCGGCCAGCTTCTTTTTACTTGATCGCTTTTCTAAATCGCGGGCGAGTTTTTCATAAACTGGCGCTGCTTGCTCATCGGCTCGCCATGCGTTGAGCCACATGAGGCCGACCTCTCTCGGGATGTCGGCAACTTCACAAATCCGCATTACCATGCTGTCTACAGGCTTGCGATAGCCTTTACGCCACACGCTGATTTGACCTGCGGCAGTATCCAGTTTCTTGGAAAGCTGGCTGTCGTTTGGGATGTCTGCTGCCGCTTTCGCCGCATCAAGTAATTCGTTGATGTCCACTAGCTCAACTCCGGGCCATGAGTCGGTTTTACTGATCATAGATCAATTTCTCCTTGAAAAAAAAGGGTTGACGGCATCCCGCCAAATCAGACCTACATGTAGCCATTAGCAGGACGCTAACTGCTAAATCTTGATCCCCTCAAGGCCTGGGATCGCGGGCCATATCGGTCCCAGTGCCTGAGGGGGATTACAGCTTGAAGGGGATGAACAGGCTATGACGCAGACACTCACCAGACATTCAGAATTTTCCCGTGAGGCGGTTGACAGCAGCCCCACGGGTTTGAGGGCGGGTGCGCCGGGGCTTTAGCCCCGGCCCCCAAACCTCTCTCTTCTGGGGCGGCTCGCCGCCCTTAAAACAAAAAGCTGTCCCGGCGCGGAGCGCACAACCTCAAACCAAAGGAAAAATGATGGCTAAGAAAATTGGATTTCTGTCAGAGACAGCCAGCAAGGTGACTGGTGAAGTCGGCTACATGGGCAAGATTGATGTTGCCGGGATCGAAGGCAAGTGCGCCTTGGTTCCTCAGGCAAAGCGGTCAGAGCGTTCGCCGGACTATGAGGTCCAGATTTATCGCAATGGTCGATGGCTGAATTTCGGGGCGGCATGGATCAAAACGCCAACGGTCGGCGGCGAGGATTTTCTATCGCTCACAGTCGATCATGAGTTGATGGAGAAGGCGGTCTATTGTGCTGCCTTCCCGCCTTCTGAGGAAGATGACGAAGGTCAGTGGGCGATTGTCTGGGGGAGACCCAAGGGCGGGAATGCTCGCGGTGTTGCTGAAGCCGTTGACGATGAAATCCCGTTCTGATGGCAAGTGTCGCTCATGCGGTTGACTGGCCTCCGGTCTCTCTCTGGCAACCTCCCAAACATGAGACATGGATGGGCGTGCCGGATAGTTCGGTCGTGGCGCTGGTCTTCCGCCTAAGTGGCAATGACGTTGTGATCCGCGCGCCGTTGCATACAGCAATCGACATAGCGTCTCACGCCTTCAAGAACGGCCTCGCCGATGATTTCCAGATTGGATCATGGCGATGGCACTCCAAGCGTCTCATGAAGCCACTACAGGCCATGAGGGACGCCTTCAAAAGAGATCAGGAATTTAGACGGCAGGTATGGCGCGAGCTTGAAGCGTTGGGTCTGCTCGGCAATCCACAAGTGAAAATTTAGGTCAGGGGAAATGATGCAAGTTGAGCATTGTTATTTAAACTATCGGTTTCTCAACGAGGCGAATAGGCGCCGCGAGAAAAACCGAAAGGATAGAAATTTGTCAGACGATTTGGGTAGTCCTGAGCGCCATCTGATTTGGGTGAATGCATCCAATGATGGTGAGGAAGTTATGGACGGTGAGTTTTCTGTAGATGCAGCAAGTCCAATGTTGGCACTTCGTGAGCTCTTATTGCGATGGGAGGAAGAGGAAGTGCTAGGCGGCAGTCGCCGTCACTCATCGCTTCATGTGACGGATCGCGTCGAGTTTGTGATTTCTCTTAAGCCGGATCATTGATCCTATTTTGAAAAGCGGGGGTGCTTGTAGCACCCCCCCCTAGGATTACAGGTGACACATGGAAATTAGGAGACTGCATCATGGTCTTGACGGTTTGGACATTACCTTTCAGGGCTGCGTGGGTGTTGCTCTCCTATCTTTGCTGGAGCGCGCCAAAGAAGCTGCTCAGCAAAGTAAGCAGCCTGAACATGTCTCATATAAGGGATTGGAGTTTGCGGTTCTTCCTGTTGGTGTGTCCGGTTATCGTTTTGTGGTGGACACTGGACCGGACGGGGAGAAGTGGTTTTTTGCCAAGTCTTCAAAGCGAGATGGATGGAATGTGCGTGTGTCAGTCGCGTCGATGTCGCTCGCACTGTATGGCTACACGGCTGTAAAGGATCGCATTTGGGAAAGGCTGGAGCACTTCGGCGCGTACATCCTGGACCATTCCGTATCGCGTGTTGATTATGCCTGTGACTTTGAAGCCCCTGACTTTCAGATTAAGCCTGAATGTGTCGTTGCTCATTGGCGCATGACACAACGGGAATACGTCGAGACAGAGAAAAGCGGTGAATTCCACATTGTCCGACAGTCCCGTAAAATCAATTCATTGACGATAGGTCGAATGCCGGGGCGTCAGGTCATTATCTATAATAAGCGGCGTGAGGTGATTGACCGCAAGAAAACCTATTGGTGGGGCATCTGGGATGTTCCCAAAGATACGCAAGTTTGGCGTGTCGAAGTGAGAGCCGGAAAGCGTGAGCTTAAGGACAAGTGGAATATCACAACGCTAGACGATCTTGAGGGCAACCTTCCTGATATTGTCGGGTCAATGTTGGCTGACATTCGGCTTCATGATGCCGACCAGACGGATAGCAATGTCTCCCGACAAGAATTACACCCTATGTGGATGGCGGTTACTGAGGCGGCTCTCAAGCCCTTTGCTGAGGACGTGGTAGGGCCAGATCCAGAGCCGATCATTCTCGAAACTCAATCGCAGATGCAAGACCGTTTCTTCGGCCTTGTGAATGGCCTCACAGCGTCTCTCAGCGTCGTTACGGGTGCAATGGATGGAGACCTGCCGGAAGACCTTGGTGAGCGTCTCACGGCCTCTATCAACGCCTATGTGAAGGCAAACAAAACCAAATTTATCGACAGTCAGAAGCGAGCGCGAAAGCGCTTGAGATTTGCGGTGGACCCGGGCGCATGGAGCGTTCCGGCAATGTAGGAGGCAGATGTGCCAGAAAGCAAAAAGGACGAAAAGGAAAAGCCGGAGCATCGCCTGTCTGGGGTCGCAATTGGGCTGATGGATTGCCCGGATTGCGAAACGGAGAAACCCATAAGGGTGAACAGGAACGGCAATGCGTATTTTGACTGCCGGGAGGTGGTCGACAGTGAGACAGGCGAGCGGTGTTACTGCTCTCGAAAATGGGGCCGGGTTAGATCGGCTGAAATGATCAAGGATTATGAGGAGGCCAATCGTGGCGAAACTTCCCAAGGTGAGCAACAAGACGGCGGGAGTGCGGAAGTCAGCGCCGAAGAAAGCAGCACCCAAAAAACCAGTTCCGAAGAAACCGGAGCCGACGACGATGACGATATCGTCGGACAGGGACATGCCGACAACGACGATGGATGTGAAATCCCCGGATTCGCCTTCCTCGCCTGACACGTCGCATATAGACGCGATCATTGCCGATTTGAAAGCAACAGAGCCGGTTGCTCCTATAGGGACGGGTGGGGCGTCGCCTATAGGGATCAATGCAGATGGGTTCATCGGCAAGGATGAATTTTTCGGCATGTTCCAGTTTGTGTTTATGGCGGGCCACGGGGCGACGCAGCTTCAGTCTCTCAACATTGAAGGCAGCGAGACGGCACGCCCTGCCAGTGATGCGCTATACGATATTTGCGAGGAAACCCCGTCTCTCCAGTTCTTTATCAAACCGGGTGGCAAGTGGATGCAGCGGGCAGCGGCTATAGGCATGTTCGTGGTTCCAGTGGCGATGGGTTGTAAGGCGGAACTGGCCGCGCGGAAACAGGCCAAGGTTGCAAAGGATGCACCGGCCCCATCGGCAACAAATGAGCCGTCAAACGAAGATGCTATGAAGGATTTCGACAATGCAACAGGTTGACCCGAAACGGATTGCCATTTTTGGAGCCAGCGGCACCGGCAAGAGCACCCGTGTGCGCCAGCTAATAGCCGAACGCGAGCGCGTCATCGTCTACGATGTGCTGCACGAGTACCCGGGGCATGTGGTCGCTACGCTGGTCGATCTGATGGAAGCGATCAAGCTGAAATGGGATCAACCGTTCAAGCTGATCTACCGGCCCGCTATAGGGACAGACCGCGAGAAAGAACTGCACAACCTGTCTATGGCTCTGTTTCGGGTGCAGGAGCCCTATAAGGCGGGCAAGTGGCGTGAGCCTATAACGTTGGTCGTTGAGGAAATGAGCACCTGCTACAACGTCTCGATGCGGCCGCCTGAGCGTGATGGCTTTGGGGAGCTATGTTCCATGGGGCGACATTATGGG
The DNA window shown above is from Parvibaculaceae bacterium PLY_AMNH_Bact1 and carries:
- a CDS encoding hypothetical protein (Derived by automated computational analysis using gene prediction method: GeneMarkS-2+.), whose protein sequence is MTTFATDKQSNATPLRCVGLDAGPQKVLPDLSPSRLAARAFVEGYATPTLEGASYLEICDRQAVNLTAHALACPQVSFTTASTTDKSEFAELGQKVGAQNLVSGGINLANFQSDNLGTFDFVTAADIFSTAATAERMALLVLTKKHLSENGVACIGVDVTPGWDLIEGLRARFCEDVDPTGDMKDQVDLVRTRITNLAKTMSAEKASEQRQLLGELVRLARAPDSEIYRDLLDPQHQSFSISAFLAMADAAKLKPIGDLDPAKSNLDRVPSGKRPADPSALSMADRFGLIDQHTNIRQRQVLLVHADRSKEEFDSSTTFNSLCFSSDLARGDKSLSDKAMLSGVPVAFVGPLTYRTANPIEIVALALMERHKYFPVRGDRLVDHVVAALKPTGIQPADNAEVSKVLRAVVGKLLPAGALVAHLSENRAVSWLSERPILGPLALLQARGGASHLASLLPHSIAVDTTARFILGRLDGTQTVGQIAQELAEAVSRGELTLAAIEGTPEARAKSTTMRVLGHAARSGLLVS
- a CDS encoding MBL fold metallo-hydrolase (Derived by automated computational analysis using gene prediction method: Protein Homology.), yielding MSLKAAIIPVTPLEQNCCLIWNDENMLGAVTDPGGDLEKIEGALQQTGVKLEKVLLTHGHLDHASAAGELAKKHGVPIEGPHRDDQFLIDELPEQGAKYGMPSYDAFLPDRWLEDEDTVELAGLTLRVRHCPGHTPGHVVFIHEPSKLAIVGDVIFQGSIGRTDFPRGNHEQLISSIRERLFPLGGEIAFVPGHGPMSTFEFEKKSNPFCSDMAVGA
- a CDS encoding hypothetical protein (Derived by automated computational analysis using gene prediction method: GeneMarkS-2+.), encoding MKKMIAGLMSLAMVGCASHASSIEARYVSPTMYENWSCEQLGEERQRLAAEARRVAGLQDENADADAAMMGVGLILFWPALIGLAATEDREQELAQLKGEYKAADQAARRKVCSLEPVVIEEAEKTEPNLPQPGAPGRRS
- a CDS encoding hypothetical protein (Derived by automated computational analysis using gene prediction method: GeneMarkS-2+.), translating into MATGRYKGKKNRMTPDEWHDSLMAMRPAYGELVKITMTHRIQSVQHAAALICMNAMADLAKLHGRHMHHYFGSIPDHKSY
- a CDS encoding glutathione S-transferase family protein (Derived by automated computational analysis using gene prediction method: Protein Homology.); protein product: MLKLHFAPNSRAQRSLWLLEELGLPYELNRMDFHPKDLKSDDHKARHPLGRIPVLDDGDISIFESGAIAEYILERHKNGGLKPAVDDPIYPEYLQWFHYCEGMIMPPVNTIVVHTLLLPPERQDETVRGQAQRLLTRALAPVNEAMEGRDYILGDFSAVDTMLGHAIYMSNRLGCVTDEMTNLKAYVERLETRPAFQKAMSA
- a CDS encoding hypothetical protein (Derived by automated computational analysis using gene prediction method: GeneMarkS-2+.) codes for the protein MTTIKDFVKETLAHITAAVKEHNETQDSDYRVGFPDAVNQEDLRAAGYVWGKDQITATIEFDMAITVGSETKGGGEASLKVAEIFKVGGDAGVLSQNTSVNRVKFPLPMVLPRFKSKKTKKKGEV
- a CDS encoding hypothetical protein (Derived by automated computational analysis using gene prediction method: GeneMarkS-2+.), whose translation is MISKTDSWPGVELVDINELLDAAKAAADIPNDSQLSKKLDTAAGQISVWRKGYRKPVDSMVMRICEVADIPREVGLMWLNAWRADEQAAPVYEKLARDLEKRSSKKKLAA
- a CDS encoding DUF736 family protein (Derived by automated computational analysis using gene prediction method: Protein Homology.), yielding MAKKIGFLSETASKVTGEVGYMGKIDVAGIEGKCALVPQAKRSERSPDYEVQIYRNGRWLNFGAAWIKTPTVGGEDFLSLTVDHELMEKAVYCAAFPPSEEDDEGQWAIVWGRPKGGNARGVAEAVDDEIPF
- a CDS encoding hypothetical protein (Derived by automated computational analysis using gene prediction method: GeneMarkS-2+.), coding for MASVAHAVDWPPVSLWQPPKHETWMGVPDSSVVALVFRLSGNDVVIRAPLHTAIDIASHAFKNGLADDFQIGSWRWHSKRLMKPLQAMRDAFKRDQEFRRQVWRELEALGLLGNPQVKI
- a CDS encoding hypothetical protein (Derived by automated computational analysis using gene prediction method: GeneMarkS-2+.) gives rise to the protein MSDDLGSPERHLIWVNASNDGEEVMDGEFSVDAASPMLALRELLLRWEEEEVLGGSRRHSSLHVTDRVEFVISLKPDH
- a CDS encoding hypothetical protein (Derived by automated computational analysis using gene prediction method: GeneMarkS-2+.): MEIRRLHHGLDGLDITFQGCVGVALLSLLERAKEAAQQSKQPEHVSYKGLEFAVLPVGVSGYRFVVDTGPDGEKWFFAKSSKRDGWNVRVSVASMSLALYGYTAVKDRIWERLEHFGAYILDHSVSRVDYACDFEAPDFQIKPECVVAHWRMTQREYVETEKSGEFHIVRQSRKINSLTIGRMPGRQVIIYNKRREVIDRKKTYWWGIWDVPKDTQVWRVEVRAGKRELKDKWNITTLDDLEGNLPDIVGSMLADIRLHDADQTDSNVSRQELHPMWMAVTEAALKPFAEDVVGPDPEPIILETQSQMQDRFFGLVNGLTASLSVVTGAMDGDLPEDLGERLTASINAYVKANKTKFIDSQKRARKRLRFAVDPGAWSVPAM
- a CDS encoding hypothetical protein (Derived by automated computational analysis using gene prediction method: GeneMarkS-2+.), giving the protein MPESKKDEKEKPEHRLSGVAIGLMDCPDCETEKPIRVNRNGNAYFDCREVVDSETGERCYCSRKWGRVRSAEMIKDYEEANRGETSQGEQQDGGSAEVSAEESSTQKTSSEETGADDDDDIVGQGHADNDDGCEIPGFAFLA
- a CDS encoding hypothetical protein (Derived by automated computational analysis using gene prediction method: GeneMarkS-2+.) encodes the protein MPTTTMDVKSPDSPSSPDTSHIDAIIADLKATEPVAPIGTGGASPIGINADGFIGKDEFFGMFQFVFMAGHGATQLQSLNIEGSETARPASDALYDICEETPSLQFFIKPGGKWMQRAAAIGMFVVPVAMGCKAELAARKQAKVAKDAPAPSATNEPSNEDAMKDFDNATG
- a CDS encoding hypothetical protein (Derived by automated computational analysis using gene prediction method: GeneMarkS-2+.); protein product: MQQVDPKRIAIFGASGTGKSTRVRQLIAERERVIVYDVLHEYPGHVVATLVDLMEAIKLKWDQPFKLIYRPAIGTDREKELHNLSMALFRVQEPYKAGKWREPITLVVEEMSTCYNVSMRPPERDGFGELCSMGRHYGIGVIGVSQRPAQVGTNFRGNVSETYGFRLAENTDIQYFRQKFGSAVAASMPDLAVGECQFLKDGKVERVQFQA